A single genomic interval of Zingiber officinale cultivar Zhangliang chromosome 4A, Zo_v1.1, whole genome shotgun sequence harbors:
- the LOC121969988 gene encoding auxin response factor 16-like isoform X1 gives MKLPAACGLVGDSLEGEKKRIDSELWHACAGPLVSLPPVGSLVVYFPQGHSEQVAASMQKEVDSIPNYPSLPSKLICVLLDVTLHADAETDEVYAQMTLQPVNNYDRDAMMASEMGLKQNKQPAEFFCKTLTASDTSTHGGFSVPRRAAEKIFPPLDFTMQPPAQELVAKDLHGVSWTFRHIYRGQPKRHLLTTGWSVFVSTKRLSAGDSVLFIRDEKSQLLLGIRRANRQQPALSSSVLSSDSMHIGILAAAAHAATNNSPFTIFYNPRCCRASPSEFVIPLAKYNKAVYTQVSLGMRFRMLFESEDSGVRRYMGTVTGISDLDHIRWKNSQWRNLQVGWDESTATERRSRVSVWEIEPVATPFYLCPPPFFRPKFPKPAGVSDEFDVENGFQSVMPLLNDDFGLRDSQCAMFPGLSLAQWMSMQQNLQRMTSASQPACLPTVPSMHDGAAIEDPVKMLSFQTHPASAPSLSSKNPQTQQLHLPHQLQQTQLPPHTSVSLMPVLQQKFVHLQQLQQQGQLQQPQPQKQKSVVNQEPEDDMQRQESSGQIVPQNHLPGQHLQLTYLQQQGLQDSALTSLVSLQPSALPQILQAQQPLEYQQSLLQKQQEQILQMQLLQKIQQHQLLSQLSPQVQSQLPQLIAQQNQHLQERQDLQTYLDGSKLLQLQTKQLHHVQNNNILDNHKSLLFTSQSMLRGTDGPSSANLPSTDDHIASFSFHGKSQQGAAILVDETAVPPMDNLLQEFQRKPQALVKHEQSKTKESIQLPNQLPVADQLDASSTTSFCIEGSEQGLPLPSNCPNGNDRDHRDSFLLGVIPDALLSRGLGTGKEIQSIVSGYGQQKDVDTELSTADISSQSFGMADMPFNPGCSTDVVNEGVLSRVWTNKPSRMRTYTKVQKRGSVGRCIDVTRYKGYAELRRELARMFGIEGQLEEPHGTEWKLVYIDHEKDPLLVGDDPWEEFITCVQSIKILSAAEVQQMSLDGNLTCLSVRNEACSGSNNGNVWRGQLDDASFPSLRH, from the exons ATGAAGCTTCCTGCGGCTTGTGGATTAGTGGGGGATTCCCTCGAAG GAGAAAAGAAGAGAATTGATTCTGAGCTATGGCATGCTTGTGCTGGACCGCTGGTATCTTTGCCGCCAGTAGGTAGCTTGGTGGTGTACTTTCCCCAAGGTCACAGCGAACAG GTTGCGGCCTCAATGCAAAAGGAGGTTGATAGTATACCAAACTATCCCTCGCTACCTTCTAAGCTGATTTGTGTGCTTCTAGATGTCACTTTGCAT GCTGACGCTGAAACTGATGAGGTTTATGCACAAATGACTCTTCAACCTGTTAACAAT TATGACAGAGATGCAATGATGGCATCTGAAATGGGTCTGAAACAAAACAAGCAACCAGCTGAGTTTTTTTGTAAAACACTTACAGCTAGTGATACAAGCACTCATGGTGGATTTTCTGTACCCCGCCGTGCTGCAGAAAAAATATTTCCACCTCTA GATTTCACAATGCAACCACCAGCTCAAGAATTGGTTGCCAAGGATTTGCATGGTGTGTCTTGGACTTTTCGGCACATATATCGTG GTCAACCCAAACGGCATCTACTCACTACAGGATGGAGTGTGTTTGTTAGCACAAAAAGGCTTTCTGCTGGTGATTCTGTTCTCTTTATCCG AGATGAGAAGTCACAACTTTTGTTGGGTATACGGCGTGCAAATAGACAACAACCTGCTCTATCATCTTCTGTCTTATCTAGTGACAGTATGCACATAGGGATCCTTGCTGCTGCTGCTCATGCTGCTACAAATAATAGCCCATTTACTATTTTTTACAACCCCAGGTGTTGCAG GGCGAGCCCCTCAGAATTTGTTATCCCTTTGGCCAAGTACAATAAGGCAGTATATACCCAGGTGTCTCTTGGCATGCGGTTTAGAATGTTGTTTGAGAGTGAGGACTCTGGAGTCCGTAGATATATGGGTACTGTTACAGGTATTAGCGACTTAGATCATATAAGGTGGAAAAATTCACAGTGGCGCAATCTCCAG GTTGGCTGGGATGAATCAACTGCAACTGAGAGACGGAGCCGAGTTTCAGTTTGGGAAATTGAACCAGTGGCAACCCCTTTTTATTTATGCCCACCTCCCTTTTTCAGGCCCAAATTTCCTAAACCAGCAGGAGTTTCAG ATGAGTTTGATGTGGAAAATGGTTTCCAAAGTGTTATGCCATTGCTGAATGATGATTTTGGCTTAAGAGATTCTCAGTGTGCAATGTTTCCTGGTCTTAGCCTGGCTCAGTGGATGTCTATGCAGCAGAATTTGCAGAGAATGACATCAGCATCTCAACCAGCATGCTTACCCACAGTGCCATCTATGCATGATGGGGCTGCGATAGAGGATccagtaaaaatgttaagtttccaAACGCATCCAGCATCTGCCCCCAGTTTGAGTTCCAAGAATCCTCAAACTCAACAATTGCACTTGCCTCATCAACTGCAGCAAACTCAGTTGCCACCTCACACATCTGTTTCTTTAATGCCCGTACTGCAACAAAAATTTGTCCATCTGCAACAACTTCAACAACAGGGGCAACTACAGCAGCCTCAACCTCAAAAACAAAAAAGTGTTGTTAATCAAGAACCTGAAGATGATATGCAACGTCAGGAATCCAGCGGACAGATTGTACCTCAAAATCATTTACCAGGTCAACATTTGCAACTTACCTATTTACAACAGCAAGGATTACAGGACTCTGCTTTAACAAGCCTGGTCTCTCTCCAACCCTCAGCTTTACCTCAGATTTTGCAGGCTCAACAACCACTAGAGTATCAGCAATCTCTCTTGCAGAAACAGCAAGAGCAAATTCTTCAAATGCAGTTGCTACAAAAGATTCAGCAACATCAGTTACTTTCTCAGCTTAGTCCTCAAGTACAATCTCAGTTACCACAGCTAATAGCTCAGCAGAATCAACATCTTCAAGAGCGGCAAGATTTGCAAACCTACCTAGATGGGTCCAAACTCCTGCAGCTACAAACAAAGCAATTGCACCATGTGCAAAATAACAATATCCTAGATAACCATAAGTCTCTACTTTTCACAAGTCAATCCATGCTCAGGGGTACTGATGGTCCATCTTCAGCAAACTTACCCTCAACTGATGACCACATTGCTTCTTTTAGCTTCCATGGAAAATCTCAGCAAGGGGCAGCAATTTTGGTTGACGAGACTGCTGTGCCTCCTATGGATAATTTACTGCAGGAATTTCAGAGGAAACCTCAAGCTCTGGTCAAGCATGAGCAGTCAAAAACAAAAGAGTCAATCCAGCTCCCTAACCAATTACCTGTTGCTGATCAGCTAGATGCTTCTTCTACAACCTCCTTCTGCATAGAAGGTAGTGAGCAGGGTTTACCACTTCCTTCAAATTGTCCAAATGGTAATGATCGAGATCATAGGGATAGTTTTCTTCTGGGAGTGATACCAGATGCCTTGCTCTCAAGAGGCCTTGGTACAGGGAAGGAGATACAGAGTATAGTTTCTGGTTATGGCCAGCAGAAAGATGTAGATACCGAGCTGTCTACTGCGGATATCAGTTCCCAGTCATTTGGCATGGCTGATATGCCCTTTAATCCTGGTTGTTCAACTGATGTAGTCAATGAGGGTGTTCTTAGTAGAGTCTGGACAAACAAACCATCTCGGATGCGAACTTACACTAAG GTTCAAAAGCGGGGATCTGTTGGAAGATGTATTGATGTAACACGCTACAAAGGTTATGCTGAGCTGCGACGTGAACTTGCGCGTATGTTTGGGATAGAAGGGCAATTAGAAGAACCACACGGAACAGAGTGGAAGCTTGTATATATAGACCATGAAAAAGATCCGTTACTTGTTGGTGATGACCCTTGGGA GGAGTTCATTACTTGTGTGCAGAGCATTAAAATATTATCAGCAGCAGAAGTCCAGCAGATGAGTTTGGATGGTAACTTGACGTGCTTATCTGTGCGAAACGAAGCATGTAGTGGATCCAACAACGGCAATGTCTGGAGAGGCCAATTGGATGATGCCTCATTTCCATCTTTGCGTCATTAG
- the LOC121969988 gene encoding auxin response factor 16-like isoform X2: protein MKLPAACGLVGDSLEGEKKRIDSELWHACAGPLVSLPPVGSLVVYFPQGHSEQVAASMQKEVDSIPNYPSLPSKLICVLLDVTLHADAETDEVYAQMTLQPVNNYDRDAMMASEMGLKQNKQPAEFFCKTLTASDTSTHGGFSVPRRAAEKIFPPLDFTMQPPAQELVAKDLHGVSWTFRHIYRGQPKRHLLTTGWSVFVSTKRLSAGDSVLFIRDEKSQLLLGIRRANRQQPALSSSVLSSDSMHIGILAAAAHAATNNSPFTIFYNPRASPSEFVIPLAKYNKAVYTQVSLGMRFRMLFESEDSGVRRYMGTVTGISDLDHIRWKNSQWRNLQVGWDESTATERRSRVSVWEIEPVATPFYLCPPPFFRPKFPKPAGVSDEFDVENGFQSVMPLLNDDFGLRDSQCAMFPGLSLAQWMSMQQNLQRMTSASQPACLPTVPSMHDGAAIEDPVKMLSFQTHPASAPSLSSKNPQTQQLHLPHQLQQTQLPPHTSVSLMPVLQQKFVHLQQLQQQGQLQQPQPQKQKSVVNQEPEDDMQRQESSGQIVPQNHLPGQHLQLTYLQQQGLQDSALTSLVSLQPSALPQILQAQQPLEYQQSLLQKQQEQILQMQLLQKIQQHQLLSQLSPQVQSQLPQLIAQQNQHLQERQDLQTYLDGSKLLQLQTKQLHHVQNNNILDNHKSLLFTSQSMLRGTDGPSSANLPSTDDHIASFSFHGKSQQGAAILVDETAVPPMDNLLQEFQRKPQALVKHEQSKTKESIQLPNQLPVADQLDASSTTSFCIEGSEQGLPLPSNCPNGNDRDHRDSFLLGVIPDALLSRGLGTGKEIQSIVSGYGQQKDVDTELSTADISSQSFGMADMPFNPGCSTDVVNEGVLSRVWTNKPSRMRTYTKVQKRGSVGRCIDVTRYKGYAELRRELARMFGIEGQLEEPHGTEWKLVYIDHEKDPLLVGDDPWEEFITCVQSIKILSAAEVQQMSLDGNLTCLSVRNEACSGSNNGNVWRGQLDDASFPSLRH from the exons ATGAAGCTTCCTGCGGCTTGTGGATTAGTGGGGGATTCCCTCGAAG GAGAAAAGAAGAGAATTGATTCTGAGCTATGGCATGCTTGTGCTGGACCGCTGGTATCTTTGCCGCCAGTAGGTAGCTTGGTGGTGTACTTTCCCCAAGGTCACAGCGAACAG GTTGCGGCCTCAATGCAAAAGGAGGTTGATAGTATACCAAACTATCCCTCGCTACCTTCTAAGCTGATTTGTGTGCTTCTAGATGTCACTTTGCAT GCTGACGCTGAAACTGATGAGGTTTATGCACAAATGACTCTTCAACCTGTTAACAAT TATGACAGAGATGCAATGATGGCATCTGAAATGGGTCTGAAACAAAACAAGCAACCAGCTGAGTTTTTTTGTAAAACACTTACAGCTAGTGATACAAGCACTCATGGTGGATTTTCTGTACCCCGCCGTGCTGCAGAAAAAATATTTCCACCTCTA GATTTCACAATGCAACCACCAGCTCAAGAATTGGTTGCCAAGGATTTGCATGGTGTGTCTTGGACTTTTCGGCACATATATCGTG GTCAACCCAAACGGCATCTACTCACTACAGGATGGAGTGTGTTTGTTAGCACAAAAAGGCTTTCTGCTGGTGATTCTGTTCTCTTTATCCG AGATGAGAAGTCACAACTTTTGTTGGGTATACGGCGTGCAAATAGACAACAACCTGCTCTATCATCTTCTGTCTTATCTAGTGACAGTATGCACATAGGGATCCTTGCTGCTGCTGCTCATGCTGCTACAAATAATAGCCCATTTACTATTTTTTACAACCCCAG GGCGAGCCCCTCAGAATTTGTTATCCCTTTGGCCAAGTACAATAAGGCAGTATATACCCAGGTGTCTCTTGGCATGCGGTTTAGAATGTTGTTTGAGAGTGAGGACTCTGGAGTCCGTAGATATATGGGTACTGTTACAGGTATTAGCGACTTAGATCATATAAGGTGGAAAAATTCACAGTGGCGCAATCTCCAG GTTGGCTGGGATGAATCAACTGCAACTGAGAGACGGAGCCGAGTTTCAGTTTGGGAAATTGAACCAGTGGCAACCCCTTTTTATTTATGCCCACCTCCCTTTTTCAGGCCCAAATTTCCTAAACCAGCAGGAGTTTCAG ATGAGTTTGATGTGGAAAATGGTTTCCAAAGTGTTATGCCATTGCTGAATGATGATTTTGGCTTAAGAGATTCTCAGTGTGCAATGTTTCCTGGTCTTAGCCTGGCTCAGTGGATGTCTATGCAGCAGAATTTGCAGAGAATGACATCAGCATCTCAACCAGCATGCTTACCCACAGTGCCATCTATGCATGATGGGGCTGCGATAGAGGATccagtaaaaatgttaagtttccaAACGCATCCAGCATCTGCCCCCAGTTTGAGTTCCAAGAATCCTCAAACTCAACAATTGCACTTGCCTCATCAACTGCAGCAAACTCAGTTGCCACCTCACACATCTGTTTCTTTAATGCCCGTACTGCAACAAAAATTTGTCCATCTGCAACAACTTCAACAACAGGGGCAACTACAGCAGCCTCAACCTCAAAAACAAAAAAGTGTTGTTAATCAAGAACCTGAAGATGATATGCAACGTCAGGAATCCAGCGGACAGATTGTACCTCAAAATCATTTACCAGGTCAACATTTGCAACTTACCTATTTACAACAGCAAGGATTACAGGACTCTGCTTTAACAAGCCTGGTCTCTCTCCAACCCTCAGCTTTACCTCAGATTTTGCAGGCTCAACAACCACTAGAGTATCAGCAATCTCTCTTGCAGAAACAGCAAGAGCAAATTCTTCAAATGCAGTTGCTACAAAAGATTCAGCAACATCAGTTACTTTCTCAGCTTAGTCCTCAAGTACAATCTCAGTTACCACAGCTAATAGCTCAGCAGAATCAACATCTTCAAGAGCGGCAAGATTTGCAAACCTACCTAGATGGGTCCAAACTCCTGCAGCTACAAACAAAGCAATTGCACCATGTGCAAAATAACAATATCCTAGATAACCATAAGTCTCTACTTTTCACAAGTCAATCCATGCTCAGGGGTACTGATGGTCCATCTTCAGCAAACTTACCCTCAACTGATGACCACATTGCTTCTTTTAGCTTCCATGGAAAATCTCAGCAAGGGGCAGCAATTTTGGTTGACGAGACTGCTGTGCCTCCTATGGATAATTTACTGCAGGAATTTCAGAGGAAACCTCAAGCTCTGGTCAAGCATGAGCAGTCAAAAACAAAAGAGTCAATCCAGCTCCCTAACCAATTACCTGTTGCTGATCAGCTAGATGCTTCTTCTACAACCTCCTTCTGCATAGAAGGTAGTGAGCAGGGTTTACCACTTCCTTCAAATTGTCCAAATGGTAATGATCGAGATCATAGGGATAGTTTTCTTCTGGGAGTGATACCAGATGCCTTGCTCTCAAGAGGCCTTGGTACAGGGAAGGAGATACAGAGTATAGTTTCTGGTTATGGCCAGCAGAAAGATGTAGATACCGAGCTGTCTACTGCGGATATCAGTTCCCAGTCATTTGGCATGGCTGATATGCCCTTTAATCCTGGTTGTTCAACTGATGTAGTCAATGAGGGTGTTCTTAGTAGAGTCTGGACAAACAAACCATCTCGGATGCGAACTTACACTAAG GTTCAAAAGCGGGGATCTGTTGGAAGATGTATTGATGTAACACGCTACAAAGGTTATGCTGAGCTGCGACGTGAACTTGCGCGTATGTTTGGGATAGAAGGGCAATTAGAAGAACCACACGGAACAGAGTGGAAGCTTGTATATATAGACCATGAAAAAGATCCGTTACTTGTTGGTGATGACCCTTGGGA GGAGTTCATTACTTGTGTGCAGAGCATTAAAATATTATCAGCAGCAGAAGTCCAGCAGATGAGTTTGGATGGTAACTTGACGTGCTTATCTGTGCGAAACGAAGCATGTAGTGGATCCAACAACGGCAATGTCTGGAGAGGCCAATTGGATGATGCCTCATTTCCATCTTTGCGTCATTAG